In Lolium perenne isolate Kyuss_39 chromosome 5, Kyuss_2.0, whole genome shotgun sequence, the sequence aaaactGAGAAAAACAAAAGAGAAATATATCAGAATAGAAGAAAACCGGACCCTAAAAAGGAAGAAAACCAACTGCCATgttaatgggcctggcccaaccTACTCCGTCCTGAGCGCCAGATAGCGCCCGCATTGGGTTGAGAATAGGGTTTGCCGACACGAGGGAGCTGGGAGTGTCGTGAGCTTGGTTTCGGGCTGAGTGTTGGGCCAAACTTAGAAACGGGCCTAATTTGTAGGCGCAAACTTAGAAACGGGCCTTGCAAATTAGAATTGCGCCTACAAACTACTTCGGCTCTAGCATTCACCCCTCTTGAAAAATATGGTAGCTATCCCTTAAAAAAATCGAGTGACTAATAATGGTGACTTTTGGATTTAAAAAAAGAAGTACTAAGgacacatattcaaataagatatAGAATCGATTCGTAATCAAGATGAGAAGAGAAAAATCCACAATTAAACACATCACACAGGGATCAGAGTATCAGAGTGTTAGACAGGGGTACCTTAGATGATTATATGATGCCTCTTGCGTCAGAAATTCGTGTCACCGACtacattttttttaattttgtcacCGACTAGATTTTATTGGTAATGTGTAATTTTAGAAAAAAACAAAGTTTAATTCTCATAGTGCATGCAAGTGTTCTTTCATagggctgcacaaaaatcatatgTTGAGAATGTAATCTCGTCTCCGTGTACAGCGTAATTATTTCAAGCAAGTTTGGTAGTGTCGGAAGATACTCTTTCACTTTTTTTACCAAGTTACAGTTTTGCCAAGACCGTGATCATTATGCAAAAGGCACGTTTGACGGCACCCATCATGGGTGGAGGGGAGGCCCCGGCACGGAACTACGCAGTAGCAGCCGGGACAGATAACTCGCATGAAAACTACAGTTTTACGGATGGTCAAAACCAAACACATTTGCATGGAGCCTATGGTGCGAGCCGGCAGTACATGGAACTGCTATGGCCGGCCGGGACTCGCTATCAACTGATGTACTAGTCTGGTGAGCAACGCTAGTGCTGAGTCTCATGGTTAATGGAATCTTGTGTTCCATCTCAAACATAAAAAAGGTTGATGAAATTGAGAGTGTATACTTGAGCTATCTTTTGTACTGCAATCATAGCAAACTAGTATTCAAGTGGCTGCTGTGGCTCGTACATTAATGAAACATGTCTATATATAGCATCTTCTAGTCCATGCAACAGCATTTTCACTCTATTTGCTGCCATTGCTCAGAATTAATGGACAAGATTACCGGAAAGATAGAGTGATCAAATAAAATGCTAAGACACAAACAGGAACCTAATGAAAAATTAAGAGAGCACACATCCGGATACCACACGGCAGCATAAGTAATATTTCAGCAACTCCTAAGAACAGGATGATCACGATAGACATGCCTTCTAAGTGGATTTGAATTCATCgatcccaccatattgcctaacaCAACCGGGTCTTTTTGTGAGAATCAGGTTCCATGATGGCAGGTTTTTCATGTGCTTTCTTGATCCGACTCCGCAATTCAGCAAAGAGATTTGGAAAGCTCTGCACCAAATGGATGTACTCATCAGATAGTGCAACCATCTTAAAATTGTCAGCATCATCGAGGAACTCAAGGCACCTAGCTTTGAGTTTCGAGCAGACGTGGTCCTCCGCGAGCTCCAGCATCGAGATCACATTGTCCATGGTGATACCTTGAGCACACAGCTTGTTCTCGCAGATCTTCATTAGCCTCTCTACCCCGTACCTATCGGCAGCTATAAGCAGGTGTTGGTATTCTGCAGTGGTAAAACAAACACCCATCTTGCCAGCACTGGGGAGCGAGCCATGGTACAAGTAATGCAGCATCGACCTGAATGTAGAGACCTGCATGTCTTGGATGGTGATAGAGGTCAGCTTGCCTTCAGCCATCGGGCCATAGAGCTCTGCTTTGAAGACGGGCGATCGGGCCGCGAGCACCAGGCGATGCGCGCTGAAGGTCTCCCCTGCAACGTCAAAGGAAACGTCAATGTATTCCGACATGATGGCGAGATCATGACCTAAATCCGGGATAAGCTCCTCCTCCTCCAACGGTGAAGGACTCCAGTGTATGTTGACGGAACACAATAACTCGAAGTAGTTGTCCTTGTCCACCACGCAGTTGGCCTTGATATCGTCTCTCTTAGCTTCCAGAAAATAGCTTACCATGAGCCCACGGACAGAGACGTCCATTGTTGTTGCCCCTGTCCCGACCGAAGGCGCCGGCGAGCCAGTCTTGTCGAGGAAAACCATGGACAGCTTGTTGGCTCCCATGATGCAGTTGAGACCGAACCTGACATAGGTGCTCATCCGTACAGTATCGTAAAATGCAGTGCATTTGCGTCTGGCGACGGCGGTAGTTGAGCTCTTTCGTACCCAACCATCTGGCAATGGGAACCTTACCCGGAAACGAAAGATATGATTTTCTCTTGTCGGGACGATGTTGCAATCGAATGTCTCGCCTCCGGCCATGGTTAGCAGCTCGATCGATGGTTTCAGCTCTCTCGATTTGACCTGGGACCCCGCAGGCAGCTAGCGATTGGCGATTTGTGATAGATATGAGGCAGCGAGCGGATCTGTggaaggctgcagcgcgccgttATGAAGGCGGAAGATCCGGCTTGCGACGAGTAGGATTGCAGTGCGGACTTGGGTAGGTTCTTTCTGCTTTCCTTGTGAAGGCACGCGAACGTCTCTGGAATTAGAAAGGCGGGGGTTGCTGCGTACTTGATGAGTTCTATTCGGAAACGGGACGCACAAGAACAGAGTTATGTTCGTATACTACTCCCAAGCAGATCCTGATTTTGATTCCTCTTTTATACCTAAAAAAAATCATGGTGAATTAGGATCTGAACTCTAGACCTCCAGTCAGGCtacgtttttttttttgcgaattcaTAGAAAACGGCAAAGTTACCCTCCAGTCTGACCTTTCTCTCTCCACGCCGCAAGTTACCCTCTATAGCTCGTCACAACGACCATGACACACCCTGACAGCCACTGCCCACGATCACCGCTTCCAGGTAATATGAAAATCAAGAACACGATTTTAAATTGACACTTGCTTCATACAAAGGTTGTCCCACACGAAGATTTTGGAAGATTTCAGATTCTGGGAAGATCATCAAGTCTGATGTAGTGGTTAAGCTCAAGGCCTTCGAGTTTCGGTTCCGTAGAGAGCCCGAGGACTATGTACCAGAGCCTGATTTTGTTCCTTTGATATGGATTAAGAAGGATGAcgcagatgatgatggtgatggaaatGACGCTGGGGATGATGATGCTATGGATACATCGGACGCCCGCGCTGGACCGTCTACTTTGGTGGAGCCTTTTGGGGAGGTGGGCGGAGGAGGGAATCAGACCTCCGTTGGTACTCGCTCTGTGCCGGCTGTGATGGCCCTCACTCCTTTCAATCCGAACCCTCAAACTCCCAAGGCTAAGGAGA encodes:
- the LOC127303791 gene encoding BTB/POZ and MATH domain-containing protein 1-like, producing the protein MSTYVRFGLNCIMGANKLSMVFLDKTGSPAPSVGTGATTMDVSVRGLMVSYFLEAKRDDIKANCVVDKDNYFELLCSVNIHWSPSPLEEEELIPDLGHDLAIMSEYIDVSFDVAGETFSAHRLVLAARSPVFKAELYGPMAEGKLTSITIQDMQVSTFRSMLHYLYHGSLPSAGKMGVCFTTAEYQHLLIAADRYGVERLMKICENKLCAQGITMDNVISMLELAEDHVCSKLKARCLEFLDDADNFKMVALSDEYIHLVQSFPNLFAELRSRIKKAHEKPAIMEPDSHKKTRLC